A single window of Vibrio sp. HB236076 DNA harbors:
- a CDS encoding DUF2884 family protein, whose translation MKYSWFGFTFMTAVLSASAQAAVCRVDTANQVMLDSKRVQVTNSSGQKASISPGGVLTVAGRPVTLTTEQKTAINQYRQQLNDYIPKVNALATDGRQVANQLVGKLEQDFAQPGSFASSRTTMNGFLDTVEARYHQNEQWSIPPQAFSQFEQQWQSEFKSMQMTLNQQLFSDGLAAMSNGQQGVNLSQLSQKMAALKKTLTVDFQQQSTQIDQQAQTLCDQLLRSQQNETALVKMVPAWKPYRVFQP comes from the coding sequence ATGAAGTATTCATGGTTTGGTTTTACATTTATGACTGCGGTGCTAAGCGCTTCGGCTCAGGCGGCAGTGTGTCGAGTTGATACGGCGAATCAAGTGATGCTTGACTCGAAAAGAGTGCAGGTGACCAACTCATCCGGTCAAAAAGCCAGTATTTCTCCAGGAGGAGTACTCACCGTCGCTGGGCGCCCTGTGACGTTAACCACAGAGCAAAAAACAGCGATTAACCAATATCGACAACAACTGAACGATTACATACCAAAAGTGAATGCTCTGGCGACAGACGGGCGACAAGTGGCCAACCAACTCGTTGGTAAACTCGAGCAAGACTTTGCCCAGCCGGGCTCTTTTGCCAGTAGCAGAACGACGATGAACGGTTTTTTGGATACGGTGGAGGCGCGTTATCATCAAAATGAGCAATGGAGTATTCCACCTCAAGCGTTTAGTCAATTCGAGCAGCAATGGCAAAGCGAATTTAAATCTATGCAAATGACATTAAATCAGCAGTTGTTTTCCGATGGTTTAGCCGCGATGTCAAATGGCCAACAAGGCGTTAACTTATCGCAACTCAGCCAAAAAATGGCGGCACTTAAAAAAACATTAACCGTCGATTTCCAGCAGCAATCAACCCAGATAGACCAACAAGCGCAAACTCTGTGTGATCAACTGTTGAGATCCCAACAAAATGAGACCGCTTTGGTCAAGATGGTTCCGGCTTGGAAACCGTATCGAGTCTTTCAGCCTTAA
- a CDS encoding sodium-dependent transporter: MSKHDEPSREQFSSRLGFVLAAAGAAVGLGNIWGFPTQAASNGGGAFLFVYLLFVFIVAYPMLVVEMAIGRHGRANPVDSMRSLTPHPVLAKVSSGVGWLGLSVPSAVLAFYSIVGGWLICFLLAALCRLFNVNELAQWFTAFTIERNAFGTVAFYLLTIIIVQGGVKQGIEKWSTRLMPALFALFGLMFVYIMTQPGAIDGLAHYLIPDFGKVWDKQLLLSAMGQGFFSLTIGGCSMLIYGSYLSDKENLPKMALSVTLVDTAVAFIAGLVVIPAMFVAMQQGVDIYSSSGELLSSDTLVFTVLPRLFESLGILGQVLAVVFFLLLTIAALTSSISMLECPVALVSERAKVSRTVTSWVIGGLVCFFSVVIVFHFERLFGLVAMVSTQYLQPFTAMLFCVFGGWVWQRASKVKQLEQGYPGFSLGWFGKVWPWYIKFVCPVFVAAVLWMSLS; this comes from the coding sequence ATGAGTAAACACGACGAACCGTCGCGAGAGCAATTTAGCTCTCGATTGGGTTTTGTACTTGCCGCTGCAGGCGCTGCAGTTGGCCTTGGTAATATTTGGGGCTTTCCGACTCAAGCGGCTAGCAATGGCGGTGGCGCGTTTCTCTTCGTCTATTTGTTGTTTGTCTTTATTGTGGCATACCCGATGCTGGTGGTTGAAATGGCCATTGGGCGTCACGGTCGCGCCAATCCGGTCGATAGTATGAGATCACTCACCCCTCATCCGGTGCTGGCAAAGGTGTCGTCTGGTGTGGGCTGGTTGGGGCTGAGCGTGCCAAGCGCAGTTCTGGCGTTTTACAGTATTGTTGGCGGTTGGTTAATTTGTTTTTTGTTGGCTGCTCTGTGTCGACTATTCAATGTCAATGAGTTGGCACAATGGTTTACCGCTTTCACTATTGAGCGAAATGCGTTTGGTACCGTCGCTTTCTATCTGCTGACGATCATCATCGTACAAGGCGGGGTCAAACAGGGTATTGAAAAATGGTCCACGCGTCTCATGCCGGCGTTATTTGCGTTATTTGGCCTCATGTTTGTTTACATTATGACCCAGCCTGGCGCTATTGACGGATTAGCCCATTACTTGATCCCCGATTTTGGCAAAGTATGGGACAAGCAATTACTGTTGTCGGCGATGGGGCAAGGGTTTTTCTCTTTGACCATCGGTGGGTGCTCGATGCTGATATACGGTTCTTATTTAAGTGACAAAGAAAACTTACCTAAGATGGCCTTGAGTGTCACTTTAGTGGATACCGCAGTGGCCTTTATTGCAGGCTTAGTCGTTATTCCTGCGATGTTTGTTGCCATGCAGCAAGGCGTTGACATTTATTCGAGCAGTGGCGAGTTACTCAGCTCCGATACTTTGGTGTTTACTGTCTTACCGCGTTTGTTTGAGAGTTTGGGCATATTGGGGCAGGTATTGGCAGTGGTCTTCTTTCTCTTGTTAACCATCGCCGCGCTAACGTCGTCTATTTCGATGCTAGAGTGCCCGGTCGCCTTAGTTTCAGAACGCGCAAAAGTGTCACGTACGGTGACAAGTTGGGTGATCGGTGGTTTGGTATGTTTCTTTAGTGTGGTCATTGTCTTTCACTTTGAGCGTTTATTTGGTTTAGTGGCCATGGTGTCGACGCAGTACTTGCAGCCATTTACGGCAATGCTATTTTGTGTGTTTGGTGGTTGGGTTTGGCAGCGTGCGAGTAAAGTTAAGCAGCTGGAACAAGGTTATCCGGGGTTTAGTTTGGGTTGGTTTGGCAAAGTCTGGCCATGGTATATCAAATTTGTCTGTCCGGTGTTTGTCGCGGCAGTGCTTTGGATGTCCTTGAGCTAA
- a CDS encoding DUF4250 domain-containing protein has product MNLTHFETMDPIMLMSIVNMKLRDDFGGDLDKLCRFFEIDRQALEHQLAKADYQFLPDAGQFR; this is encoded by the coding sequence ATGAATCTCACTCACTTTGAAACTATGGACCCAATAATGCTAATGAGTATCGTCAATATGAAGTTGCGCGATGACTTTGGCGGTGATCTTGATAAGCTGTGTCGTTTCTTTGAAATTGACAGACAAGCGTTAGAGCACCAACTTGCCAAAGCAGATTACCAATTTTTACCCGACGCTGGGCAATTTCGTTAA
- a CDS encoding YaeP family protein, with amino-acid sequence MKVYDCCPLVREFYAQIGSGDLAYVPQALRSTLLALNDIANDQQLPKDTRNKAAFAAANLLISDIEDDQ; translated from the coding sequence ATGAAAGTCTATGATTGTTGTCCCTTGGTTCGCGAGTTCTACGCTCAGATAGGCAGTGGCGATTTGGCCTATGTTCCGCAAGCGCTGCGCAGCACTTTGCTGGCCTTAAATGACATTGCCAACGATCAACAACTCCCTAAAGACACCCGAAATAAAGCGGCTTTCGCGGCGGCCAATTTACTGATTTCCGATATCGAGGATGACCAATGA
- a CDS encoding proline--tRNA ligase: MRTSNYLLSTLKETPNDAEVVSHQLMLRAGMIRKLASGLYTWLPTGLRVLRKVENIVRQEIDRAGAIETLMPVVQPFELWEETGRSEKMGPELLRFTDRHERPFVLSPTAEEVITHLVRNEVNSYKQLPLNLYQIQTKFRDERRPRFGVMRAREFSMMDAYSFDIDKEGLQKSYDAMHDAYCHAFDRMGLDYRPVLADSGAIGGSGSQEFHVLAESGEDLIAFSSESDYAANIEKAQAVADKAQKDAPTVEMTLVDTPNAKTIAQLVEQHGIEITKTVKTLFVKASDEVDASIIGLIIRGDHELNEVKAENLPQVAAPLEFATEEEIRNLIGAGPGSLGPVNLNLPFIVDHSVAVMSDFAAGANIDGQHYFGVNWDRDVQLGPIADLRNVVEGDPSPCGKGVIQLKRGIEVGHIFQLGTNYSEKMNCGVLGPDGKNAILEMGCYGIGVSRVVAAAIEQNHDKYGIIWPDAIAPFQVAIVPMNMHKSTRVQEAAEALYQSLTAAGIDVLFDDRKERPGVMFSDMELIGIPHTIIIGDRSMDEGNFEYKNRRNGEKSTVAIDDMLNFITDQVKG, encoded by the coding sequence ATGCGTACCAGTAATTATCTTCTTTCCACTCTAAAGGAGACCCCAAACGACGCTGAAGTCGTGAGCCACCAGCTGATGCTACGTGCGGGGATGATCCGCAAGCTAGCTTCAGGTCTTTATACTTGGCTACCAACCGGTCTGCGCGTATTGAGAAAAGTCGAAAACATTGTTCGCCAAGAAATCGACCGAGCAGGCGCGATTGAAACGCTCATGCCTGTGGTTCAGCCGTTTGAGTTGTGGGAAGAAACCGGCCGCTCAGAAAAAATGGGCCCAGAACTCCTTCGCTTTACTGATCGCCATGAGCGTCCGTTTGTCTTAAGCCCTACGGCTGAAGAAGTGATCACTCACTTGGTTCGCAACGAAGTGAACTCTTACAAACAGTTACCGCTTAACCTTTATCAGATTCAGACCAAATTCCGCGATGAGCGTCGCCCGCGCTTTGGTGTGATGCGCGCCCGTGAATTTTCCATGATGGACGCTTACAGCTTCGACATCGACAAAGAAGGCTTGCAAAAGTCTTACGATGCGATGCACGACGCCTATTGTCACGCCTTTGATCGCATGGGCTTAGATTACCGTCCGGTACTGGCCGATAGTGGTGCCATTGGCGGCAGTGGCTCACAAGAATTTCACGTGCTGGCTGAAAGCGGTGAAGACTTAATTGCATTTTCAAGTGAATCTGACTACGCCGCCAACATCGAAAAAGCGCAAGCGGTTGCCGATAAAGCACAAAAAGACGCGCCTACCGTTGAAATGACCTTAGTCGACACGCCCAATGCCAAAACCATTGCTCAGCTGGTCGAACAGCACGGTATCGAGATCACCAAAACCGTTAAAACCTTATTTGTCAAAGCCTCCGATGAGGTAGACGCAAGTATTATTGGCCTAATTATTCGTGGCGATCACGAGCTCAATGAAGTCAAGGCTGAAAACCTTCCTCAAGTGGCCGCGCCGCTGGAATTTGCCACCGAAGAGGAAATTCGCAACCTAATTGGTGCTGGCCCTGGCTCTCTTGGCCCAGTAAACCTGAACTTGCCATTCATTGTCGATCACAGTGTTGCCGTGATGAGTGATTTCGCCGCAGGCGCTAATATTGATGGCCAGCACTACTTTGGCGTTAACTGGGACAGAGATGTCCAACTTGGTCCTATCGCCGATCTTCGCAACGTGGTTGAAGGCGACCCAAGCCCATGTGGCAAAGGCGTAATTCAACTAAAACGCGGTATTGAAGTCGGTCATATTTTCCAGTTAGGCACCAATTATTCTGAAAAAATGAACTGTGGTGTACTCGGTCCTGACGGCAAGAATGCCATCCTAGAAATGGGCTGTTACGGTATTGGGGTTTCTCGCGTGGTCGCGGCCGCGATTGAGCAAAACCACGATAAATACGGCATCATTTGGCCTGACGCGATTGCGCCGTTCCAAGTGGCGATCGTACCGATGAACATGCATAAGTCCACACGCGTACAAGAGGCGGCTGAAGCCCTTTACCAATCACTGACGGCCGCAGGCATTGATGTCTTGTTTGACGATCGTAAAGAACGCCCTGGTGTGATGTTCTCCGACATGGAGCTTATCGGTATTCCACACACGATTATCATTGGTGATCGCAGTATGGATGAAGGTAATTTTGAGTACAAAAACCGTCGCAACGGTGAGAAATCCACCGTCGCTATCGATGACATGCTCAACTTCATCACCGACCAAGTGAAGGGATAA
- the tsaA gene encoding tRNA (N6-threonylcarbamoyladenosine(37)-N6)-methyltransferase TrmO has protein sequence MTTQQYSISPIGYLNSPYKEKFAVPRQPNLAPSVRSQIKLCHHVNHPDSVRGLDAFSHLWLLFLFDQNIAAGWKPTVRPPRLGGNQRVGVFASRATFRPNHIGMSVVKFEGIIHVNGQYYVEVSGADLVDNTPIIDIKPYLPYADGIDDAQGGYAPEPPTRFEVVFDMTAQHQLERCGDRDYRRQVISEVLSQDPRPAYKKQHDDKVYSVRLFDWDVKFQFQGNRIAVLSIEDF, from the coding sequence ATGACAACCCAACAATACTCCATATCCCCGATTGGCTACCTAAATAGTCCTTATAAGGAAAAGTTTGCGGTGCCAAGACAACCCAACCTGGCACCCAGTGTGCGATCGCAAATAAAGCTTTGCCATCACGTGAATCACCCAGACAGCGTACGAGGCTTAGACGCTTTCTCACATTTGTGGCTGCTGTTTTTATTTGATCAAAATATTGCCGCCGGTTGGAAGCCAACCGTAAGGCCTCCTCGGCTGGGAGGAAATCAACGGGTGGGGGTGTTCGCCTCGCGCGCAACATTTCGCCCGAATCACATTGGGATGTCGGTGGTCAAATTCGAGGGCATTATTCACGTTAACGGCCAGTATTACGTTGAAGTCAGCGGCGCGGATTTAGTTGATAACACACCCATTATCGATATTAAGCCCTACCTACCCTACGCCGACGGTATCGATGATGCGCAAGGGGGATATGCCCCAGAGCCACCTACCCGATTCGAGGTCGTTTTTGACATGACTGCACAACACCAACTCGAGCGCTGTGGCGATCGCGATTACCGACGCCAAGTGATCAGTGAAGTCCTAAGTCAAGACCCTCGCCCCGCCTATAAAAAACAACACGATGATAAGGTTTATTCCGTGCGACTGTTTGATTGGGATGTAAAATTCCAGTTCCAGGGTAATAGAATTGCAGTATTGAGCATTGAAGACTTTTGA
- a CDS encoding type B 50S ribosomal protein L31 — MKKSIHPTYREVLFHDTSVDHYFLVGSTMATDRTKEWQGKTYPYVTIEVSSESHPHYTGKQRVVQKEGRVANFNRRFQSFSKGEK; from the coding sequence ATGAAAAAAAGTATTCATCCCACTTATCGAGAGGTGTTGTTTCACGACACCAGTGTTGATCATTATTTTTTAGTCGGTTCGACCATGGCAACAGATCGCACTAAAGAGTGGCAGGGGAAAACCTACCCTTATGTCACGATTGAGGTCTCGTCAGAGTCGCATCCTCATTACACGGGTAAGCAGCGCGTAGTGCAAAAAGAGGGCCGTGTCGCCAACTTTAACCGTCGTTTTCAGTCGTTCTCAAAAGGGGAAAAATAA
- the ykgO gene encoding type B 50S ribosomal protein L36, which produces MKVVKSLKSAKNRHPGCQIVKRRGRMFVICKENPRFKAVQK; this is translated from the coding sequence ATGAAAGTGGTCAAGTCATTAAAAAGTGCGAAAAATCGCCACCCGGGTTGTCAAATCGTTAAACGCCGTGGTCGTATGTTCGTTATCTGTAAAGAAAACCCGCGATTTAAAGCGGTGCAAAAATAA
- a CDS encoding YaiI/YqxD family protein, which translates to MKIWIDADACPKAIRDIILRFSERNETECIFVANHTLPLPKRHLIRQYQVAKGFDVADDTIVEQIHRQDLAITQDLALAAQLLELDVKVITPKGERLVSETIKSRLAMRDFMQTLRDSGVQTGGPNALSAQEKQNFINQLEKAYRQV; encoded by the coding sequence ATGAAGATTTGGATTGATGCCGATGCTTGCCCTAAAGCCATCCGCGATATAATACTGAGGTTTAGTGAGCGCAATGAAACGGAGTGTATTTTTGTTGCCAACCACACTTTACCCTTGCCCAAACGCCATTTAATTCGTCAATATCAAGTTGCCAAAGGTTTCGATGTCGCCGACGATACCATCGTTGAGCAAATTCATCGCCAAGATTTGGCCATCACTCAAGACTTAGCGCTCGCCGCTCAATTGCTTGAACTCGATGTCAAAGTTATCACTCCTAAAGGTGAGCGCTTGGTTTCAGAGACGATAAAGTCCCGCTTAGCGATGCGGGACTTTATGCAAACGTTAAGAGACTCTGGCGTTCAGACAGGCGGCCCTAACGCGCTTTCGGCCCAAGAAAAACAAAACTTTATCAATCAGCTTGAAAAAGCATATCGACAGGTTTAA
- a CDS encoding DUF3301 domain-containing protein, translating to MQTLIALVLIMALACLFWQHRQQAERAHVLISHKCKQLDLQLISVSLHRLQWPCATTEWRWIYQFQFEFSSLGDDCYQAILHMHGPRAQRWDIPPYRIVDSQ from the coding sequence ATGCAGACACTGATCGCCCTTGTCTTGATCATGGCACTCGCTTGTTTGTTCTGGCAGCATCGTCAGCAGGCAGAGCGCGCCCATGTGTTAATTAGCCATAAATGCAAACAACTCGATTTACAGTTGATCAGTGTCTCTTTACACCGTCTACAGTGGCCTTGTGCAACGACCGAGTGGCGCTGGATTTATCAATTTCAGTTCGAGTTTTCTTCTCTTGGTGATGATTGCTACCAAGCCATACTGCACATGCATGGGCCACGAGCTCAGCGGTGGGACATTCCCCCCTATCGCATTGTCGACAGCCAATGA
- a CDS encoding DUF3549 family protein: MNAINTLSQLVTQSGCQYQVYDLGRRVTPITCQDFENIEQGRQAYPYPVQKRAQFALAYWNQEQQPWIWFLTFPLDERGLLNAADIGQYLQYIVQAIGHNLAAPLSEEQQEHLANNPYNFKPKEDKLAVFNSQLSVQLALPASQFYAPTQAYFRSPSALSNWQHLGLQGISDYCCRLNEDNNLVHLIDALPQLPLSPLYALLGMVEHLTPPKALLNALEQRLYQQAQAPDADIFLISALLRAVSGAAKSQQQAVLSWLWANPHLCHKEVLIAVAGRNWHWLDNPIDSEAFLLQLAKRQDQALFNQLFADLVMLPQLRQVILPLLHSQPSAELAQALLQLQQATRG, translated from the coding sequence ATGAATGCGATTAATACGCTGAGCCAATTGGTGACGCAAAGCGGGTGCCAATACCAAGTTTACGATTTAGGCCGCCGAGTAACGCCCATCACTTGCCAAGATTTTGAAAATATCGAGCAAGGCAGACAAGCCTATCCCTACCCAGTACAAAAGCGCGCACAGTTTGCGTTAGCTTATTGGAATCAAGAACAACAACCTTGGATTTGGTTTCTCACCTTTCCACTCGACGAAAGAGGCCTGCTCAATGCTGCGGATATCGGCCAGTATCTGCAGTACATTGTTCAAGCCATTGGTCACAACCTAGCCGCCCCGCTCAGTGAAGAACAACAAGAGCACTTGGCTAACAACCCGTATAACTTCAAGCCCAAAGAAGATAAACTGGCCGTATTCAACAGCCAGTTAAGCGTGCAACTTGCTTTACCCGCCAGTCAGTTTTACGCCCCAACCCAAGCCTACTTTCGCAGCCCAAGTGCTCTGTCCAACTGGCAACACCTTGGCTTACAAGGGATCAGTGATTACTGCTGCCGCTTAAACGAGGACAATAATCTCGTTCATCTCATCGACGCTTTACCTCAATTGCCTCTTAGCCCTCTTTATGCTTTATTGGGTATGGTAGAACACCTCACTCCCCCTAAAGCCCTTTTAAACGCTTTAGAGCAGCGCCTATACCAACAAGCGCAAGCGCCCGACGCCGACATATTCCTGATCAGTGCCCTGCTTCGCGCCGTTAGCGGAGCCGCGAAAAGCCAACAGCAAGCGGTATTATCCTGGCTATGGGCCAACCCTCACTTGTGTCACAAAGAGGTCTTGATTGCTGTTGCAGGGCGAAATTGGCACTGGCTAGACAACCCCATCGACAGTGAAGCCTTTTTATTACAACTGGCAAAACGACAAGATCAGGCCTTATTCAATCAGCTGTTTGCCGATTTAGTTATGTTGCCCCAACTGCGCCAAGTGATTTTACCCCTGCTGCACAGCCAACCATCGGCAGAATTAGCGCAGGCGTTATTGCAGTTACAACAAGCAACCAGAGGATAG
- a CDS encoding YqcC family protein, producing MTTSDQSLSLLLTQLESALKEAQCWQVEPPSSEQMASQQPFSLDTLAPEAWLQWVFIPKLRALIDDKKPLPRGYSIRPYFEQSWQNDTRYQAILAVIADIDEVANA from the coding sequence ATGACCACAAGCGACCAATCTTTATCCCTTCTTTTAACGCAGCTAGAGTCGGCGTTAAAAGAAGCGCAGTGCTGGCAGGTTGAACCGCCAAGCTCTGAACAAATGGCTAGCCAACAACCTTTTTCGTTAGACACCTTAGCGCCAGAGGCCTGGTTGCAATGGGTCTTTATTCCTAAACTGCGCGCTTTGATCGACGATAAAAAGCCATTGCCACGTGGTTACTCAATACGACCGTATTTTGAGCAAAGCTGGCAAAATGACACTCGTTATCAAGCGATCTTGGCGGTCATTGCCGACATCGATGAGGTTGCCAATGCTTGA
- the truC gene encoding tRNA pseudouridine(65) synthase TruC, which yields MLEIVYRDEHLIAVNKPAGMLVHRSWLDKHETQFVMQTLRDQIGQHVFPLHRLDRPTSGVLLFALSSEVAAQFMPIFAEHKIEKTYHAIIRGWITQAGRLDYPLSQERDKIADKHAREDKPEQPAVTDYQPLAQVEVPLPSGRFDTTRYGLVRLQPLTGRKHQLRRHLAHLRHPIVGDTSHGDGKHNKRFREVYDSHRLLLHASRLRFEHPLTGQAIDISAPVDETWQRLLAQFGWQGIW from the coding sequence ATGCTTGAGATAGTGTATCGAGATGAACACTTGATTGCGGTAAACAAGCCGGCGGGCATGTTAGTTCACCGCTCATGGTTAGATAAGCACGAAACACAGTTTGTCATGCAAACGCTCCGCGACCAGATTGGCCAGCACGTTTTTCCGTTACATCGCCTTGATAGGCCGACCTCTGGCGTGTTGCTGTTTGCTTTATCGAGCGAGGTAGCCGCGCAATTTATGCCCATCTTTGCTGAGCATAAAATTGAAAAGACCTATCATGCGATCATTCGCGGTTGGATAACACAAGCGGGACGTTTGGATTATCCTCTGAGCCAAGAGCGCGATAAAATCGCCGACAAGCACGCCCGTGAAGACAAACCCGAACAACCGGCAGTCACGGATTATCAACCATTAGCGCAAGTGGAAGTGCCATTGCCTTCTGGCCGTTTTGATACGACGCGTTATGGTTTGGTCAGGCTACAGCCGTTAACGGGCCGCAAACACCAATTGCGTCGTCATTTGGCTCATTTGCGCCATCCCATTGTTGGCGACACCTCCCATGGTGATGGCAAACACAACAAGCGATTTCGCGAGGTCTACGACAGCCATCGACTGCTACTTCACGCGTCTCGTCTTCGCTTTGAGCACCCGCTCACCGGTCAAGCCATCGACATCAGCGCGCCTGTCGATGAAACCTGGCAGCGATTACTGGCTCAATTTGGTTGGCAAGGGATTTGGTAA
- a CDS encoding DUF3461 family protein — protein sequence MYPHLASLGIHEPQQIDRYTLRQEANKDVLKIYFHKQKGELFAKSVKFKFPRQQKSVLVDSGSHLYRDVTEINRNLTLVVDELNAITHPMASEEQDIKEKILLDLKHLEKVVSDKISQIEQDLAKLK from the coding sequence ATGTATCCACATCTCGCATCACTGGGCATCCATGAACCACAGCAAATAGACCGCTATACGTTGCGTCAAGAAGCCAATAAAGACGTGTTAAAAATATATTTTCACAAACAAAAGGGAGAGTTGTTTGCCAAAAGCGTCAAATTTAAATTTCCTCGCCAACAAAAAAGCGTTTTGGTCGACAGTGGCAGTCACCTCTATCGCGATGTGACGGAAATCAATCGCAACTTGACCTTAGTCGTCGATGAATTAAATGCCATCACCCATCCTATGGCAAGCGAAGAGCAAGACATCAAAGAAAAAATCTTGCTCGATTTAAAACACTTAGAAAAAGTGGTCAGTGATAAGATCAGCCAGATTGAACAAGACCTAGCCAAATTAAAGTAA